The region ATTCGAGCCTCATCGCCATCTCAATCGTAATATTCGTGTTGGGATTGCGGATTACCCATTCCTACCACGGGCTTATACAGCAATTAACGATAAAGAATTGTTAGACATCCTGCTGATGGCAACCGACATCGCTCGCGGCTTGAGCTTGCAAGAAAACAGCAGTCATTGGGTCTACTTTAGAGCGATTGATAACGCCCCTGCGGCAAGTTTTGCTTCGAATAATATTCGTCGCTCTTGTAAGTACGCAATTAATCAAGGTTTGGTAAAAGTGCAATCTTCGTATAAAAATGAAGACACCATTAAGAAACTCTTAAAAGCTGGTTAATTTTCCATCACTTAAGCAATTAGTGAGGTGACGAATCAATTTATTTTGATATTATCGCCAATAGGTCTAATCAATGAACTTTTACACCATATTCAACTAGTTTACTAGATAGGTTAGTGAATAGCGTTCTCAATAACGAAGTGCTTTAACACCGATTATTGCGCACAAATCTCCGTTTTTTTGGACTTAAGACAAAGTTTCGTTGTGGCAGATACGCACAATATAAGCATCAAAGCACTTTCTCTCTTTGATGCTTTTCGACCTTAGCATTTAATTGCATATTTCTTAGCTTCCCATCGTGATGAACTAAGACCTTTTGATCTAACTGATCTTTTTTGTTCCTTAACCAGTGGCATTGGAGCACTTGTAATGCAGCACAGTCTGGCAACTGACAACCCGACCCCAACGTTAGCAGAACAGCTACAACGTAGCAGCGAATGTTTGCTTCGGGTCCCGCATCTGCCAGAACGCGTAAAACGCGAACTACGTGACCTTATTAACTTTGCTGCATCACAACGAATTGATGACAATGAGAAAGCCTCACGCTTACTCAATCTCTATGAGATCACCATTAAGATCCTCAGTACCAACCGCGAGAACACTGCCCCGAATAACTTAGGTTTTGATGCCAGCAGTGATCAGTTAAAACGCCTTAACAAAGAGCTACAACATGTTATCACTGAGCTTGATTTCGAAGGTGAATACGGTGATTTACTGGTCGACATTCGTGCCAAATTGCTGCTCGGCGTCAGCTCTAGTGCTTTACTAGAACTGACACTACAAGTGTTGCAGTTGGTGGTATTAGGTACTGAAAATGAACGTAAAAGTTCAGAGAAGTTTCTCGAACAAACCCATGAGTCACTCTCTAATATCAGCACCAATTCAGAGCAGATCATCAGTCAAACTCGCAGTGATTTTGTACAGCGCCAAAGCTTGCATCAAGAACTTAACGGGCTGGTAAAACGCAGCCAGAACTCTCTTGCGTTAGACAAAGACTTTGCCTCATTGCTTGGACGAATGACGCCACTCGTTAAAGAGCTATCACAGCTTTCTGAGCGTTTTAATTTGTCTGAAGCACGTGAGCAAGCGTTGCTGGAACAGATCCAATACGCGAAACGCCAAATTGATACCTTAAGCGACATGACTAATGACTATCGACGTCGTTTAGAAGATCAGGCAAAACGTCTACTGCTTGATCCACTTACCAAAACGCTTAATCGTACCGCCTTCAACGACCAACTTGAGTTGGAATATCGTCGTTGGATTCGTACTCAACACAACTTACGCATCGTGTTGTTTGATATCGATAACTTTAAGCAGATCAACGAAAACTTTGGCTACAGTGCCGGAGATAAAGCGCTGAAAATCATCTCCCGTAACATTGGCAAAGAGCTTAATCAGTCCGATACCTTAGCTCGTTTTGGTGGCGAGGAATTCGTGGTTATTTTGCCCGAATATCAAGACCAAGAAGTATTGGCGTTGATCCAAAAAGTGCAGCGTAACATCGCCTTGCTCCCGTTCAAATTTCGCGATCGCAGCTTAAAAATTACCGTGAGTGCCGCCTGTACTTCGTTTAAAGAATCTGACACACCGGAAGTCGTACTAGAGCATTTAAGTAAAGCGCTTTCTGAAGTAAGAGATTTTGGCTCTAACCAACTCTCTTGGAAATAATTCCACCCAATACGAGTTAAAAACCTTGGTTCTCCAATAACATCCCCCTCGCGCAACTGGTCGAAAAATAAGCTATTCTTAGCAAAGATTGTGCTCATCGTCACATCTTTGATGTTGAGCAATTTCCGAACACTAAAGATGCACACTAGATTGTTATAAACAAAATATATCAATAAGTTAGTGACCACCTAAGTCGGTTATGCTCACGCCCTTCTGACATCAGCACCTCAAGGTGGTTTGATTTTCCTTTGCAAAGGAGACCAGTATGATCACACAAGTCAGCCCAGCGGGCAGCATGGATTTGTTATCGCAGCTGGAAGTTGAAAAATTAAAAAAGACAGCCACAAGCGAACTGTATCAGCTCTATCGTAACTGTAGCCTTGCCGTGCTCAACTCTGGCAGCCATACCGACAACTCGAAAGAGCTGCTCGATAAATACCAAGACTTTGATATCGATGTCATGCGCCGTGAGCGCGGCATCAAACTCGAACTCATCAATCCACCAGAACATGCGTTCGTGGATGGACAAATTATTAAAGGCATCCAAGAACACCTATTTTCAGTGTTACGAGATATTGTTTATCTCAACTTGCATCTTGGCGCAACGCCGCAAGCCTGCTTAGAAGATTCAACTTACATCACCAATCGCGTCTTTGCGATTTTACGTAACGCAGGCGCTCTGATTCCGGGCATTACCCCTAATCTAGTGGTGTGCTGGGGCGGCCATTCGATCAATGACATTGAATACCAATATACCCGTGAAGTGGGTAATGAACTGGGATTACGTGAACTCAATGTTTGCACCGGGTGCGGTCCGGGTGCTATGGAAGGCCCAATGAAAGGGGCTGCAATTGGTCATGCGAAACAGCGCTACACCGAGCAGCGTTATCTTGGTTTGACTGAACCGTCTATTATTGCGGCAGAGCCGCCTAACCCAATCGTGAACGAACTCATCATCATGCCAGACATCGAAAAACGTCTGGAAGCGTTCGTCCGTATGGGGCACGGGATCATTATCTTCCCGGGCGGTCCAGGTACGGCCGAAGAGTTGCTGTATATTCTTGGCATCATGATGCATCCCGATAATGCAGAGCAACCTTTGCCTATCGTGCTAACCGGTCCTAAAGAGAGTGAAGCTTACTTTCGCTCAATAGATCAGTTCATTGGCGACACACTAGGTAAAGAAGCGCAAAAACGCTATCAAATCGTGATTGGTGATCCCGCTGAAGCAGCACGCATTATGAAAAAGGCGATGCCTGTGGTGCGTCAACATCGCAAAGATATGGAAGATGCCTACAGCTTTAACTGGTCACTTAAGATTGAACCAGAATTTCAGCATCCCTTTGAGCCAACTCATGAAAACATGGCCAACCTTGATTTGCATTTAAATCAAGCCCCTCAAACCTTAGCCGCTAACTTACGTCGAGCGTTCTCTGGTATTGTGGCGGGTAATGTGAAGGCTGAAGGTATTCGCGAAATTGAGCAAAATGGTCCATTTGAAATTCATGGCGAACCTGCGTTAATGAAGAAGATGGACACCTTGCTAAAAGATTTCGTCGCGCAAAATCGGATGAAATTGCCTGGCGGTTCCGCTTACGTTCCATGCTATAAGATTGTTCAATAACAGCTTTGGCTCGCCGTAAGGTAGTATTCCTAGTCAATATCATTACAA is a window of Vibrio porteresiae DSM 19223 DNA encoding:
- a CDS encoding GGDEF domain-containing protein; amino-acid sequence: MQHSLATDNPTPTLAEQLQRSSECLLRVPHLPERVKRELRDLINFAASQRIDDNEKASRLLNLYEITIKILSTNRENTAPNNLGFDASSDQLKRLNKELQHVITELDFEGEYGDLLVDIRAKLLLGVSSSALLELTLQVLQLVVLGTENERKSSEKFLEQTHESLSNISTNSEQIISQTRSDFVQRQSLHQELNGLVKRSQNSLALDKDFASLLGRMTPLVKELSQLSERFNLSEAREQALLEQIQYAKRQIDTLSDMTNDYRRRLEDQAKRLLLDPLTKTLNRTAFNDQLELEYRRWIRTQHNLRIVLFDIDNFKQINENFGYSAGDKALKIISRNIGKELNQSDTLARFGGEEFVVILPEYQDQEVLALIQKVQRNIALLPFKFRDRSLKITVSAACTSFKESDTPEVVLEHLSKALSEVRDFGSNQLSWK
- the ppnN gene encoding nucleotide 5'-monophosphate nucleosidase PpnN, encoding MITQVSPAGSMDLLSQLEVEKLKKTATSELYQLYRNCSLAVLNSGSHTDNSKELLDKYQDFDIDVMRRERGIKLELINPPEHAFVDGQIIKGIQEHLFSVLRDIVYLNLHLGATPQACLEDSTYITNRVFAILRNAGALIPGITPNLVVCWGGHSINDIEYQYTREVGNELGLRELNVCTGCGPGAMEGPMKGAAIGHAKQRYTEQRYLGLTEPSIIAAEPPNPIVNELIIMPDIEKRLEAFVRMGHGIIIFPGGPGTAEELLYILGIMMHPDNAEQPLPIVLTGPKESEAYFRSIDQFIGDTLGKEAQKRYQIVIGDPAEAARIMKKAMPVVRQHRKDMEDAYSFNWSLKIEPEFQHPFEPTHENMANLDLHLNQAPQTLAANLRRAFSGIVAGNVKAEGIREIEQNGPFEIHGEPALMKKMDTLLKDFVAQNRMKLPGGSAYVPCYKIVQ